One window of Peteryoungia desertarenae genomic DNA carries:
- a CDS encoding AAA family ATPase — translation MTNPQLKPDSREPTDAPEPANDNTPDELYDFLALYGGHIAMGKLYGATVDHVRGNIFKHGAAFFFEWGPQSLRQARKIELPAKPRDPLNFITASRFAHKPIPAREWFLDGLIPNRTVTILNGDGGVGKSLLALQIAAAAAMGCETLGLTPTADRAIYIGAEDESDEFHRRLADIAASMDRDLASLHSLQVLSLADSDAILATPDKNGTMHPTDLWSEIADHVEKFKPRFVVFDTAADLFGGDEIKRPHVRGFIALLRKMAIEGDCAVLLLAHPSVEGMKSGSGSSGSTAWNNSVRSRLYLTRPTGDAADPDGRLLKTVKANYGTTGDEIRLRWKAGAFVLDDGKPSAAAAILAKRADDVFIELLDQINASGQRVSASKSVTYAPTVMADMPGASGVKKKDLELAMKRLLAVGKIKVEMEGPPSKQRQRLVVVTSN, via the coding sequence ATGACCAATCCGCAGCTTAAACCTGACTCGCGCGAGCCAACCGACGCCCCCGAACCCGCCAACGACAACACACCCGACGAGCTCTACGACTTCCTCGCGCTTTACGGCGGCCACATCGCCATGGGCAAATTGTATGGCGCGACCGTCGACCACGTGAGAGGCAACATCTTCAAACATGGCGCCGCCTTCTTCTTCGAATGGGGGCCGCAATCGTTGCGCCAGGCGCGAAAGATCGAGCTTCCCGCCAAGCCGCGGGATCCGCTCAATTTCATCACAGCGTCGCGCTTCGCCCACAAGCCAATACCGGCGCGTGAATGGTTCCTTGATGGGCTTATCCCAAACCGCACAGTTACGATCCTGAATGGTGACGGCGGTGTCGGCAAGTCGCTCCTGGCACTGCAGATCGCCGCTGCCGCAGCGATGGGCTGCGAAACGTTGGGGCTAACACCTACGGCGGATCGGGCGATCTACATCGGCGCCGAAGATGAGTCTGACGAATTTCACCGCAGATTGGCCGACATCGCCGCATCAATGGACCGCGATCTTGCGTCGCTTCATTCGCTGCAGGTCCTATCACTGGCCGATTCCGACGCCATTCTTGCCACGCCAGACAAAAACGGCACTATGCACCCGACCGATCTATGGAGCGAGATTGCGGACCATGTCGAGAAGTTTAAACCACGGTTCGTTGTCTTCGATACCGCGGCGGACCTTTTCGGTGGTGATGAAATCAAGCGCCCGCACGTCCGTGGCTTCATCGCGCTTCTGCGAAAAATGGCGATCGAAGGTGATTGCGCTGTTTTGCTTCTGGCTCACCCCTCCGTTGAAGGCATGAAAAGCGGATCCGGTTCTTCCGGATCAACAGCTTGGAATAACAGCGTGCGAAGCCGCCTGTATTTGACACGCCCGACCGGGGACGCGGCAGACCCTGATGGGCGCTTGCTCAAGACCGTGAAGGCGAACTACGGCACAACAGGCGACGAGATACGCCTTCGTTGGAAAGCCGGCGCATTTGTTCTTGACGATGGCAAGCCCAGCGCAGCAGCCGCGATCCTGGCGAAACGGGCCGATGATGTGTTCATCGAATTGCTCGACCAGATCAACGCCAGCGGCCAGCGCGTGTCAGCGTCAAAGTCGGTGACGTATGCGCCGACAGTGATGGCCGACATGCCCGGCGCATCAGGCGTGAAGAAGAAGGATCTTGAACTAGCCATGAAGCGGCTTCTGGCCGTTGGTAAGATCAAGGTTGAGATGGAAGGGCCGCCCAGCAAGCAGCGTCAGCGCCTAGTCGTTGTGACTTCCAACTGA